The genomic stretch ATAACCAAGTTCTTGAGCTGTCTTAAGAGCATCATCATAAGTCCAACCTTCATCAACCATCTTAGTCATCATAAAGTTTGATGTACCGTTAAGAACACCCAAAATACGAGTCACTTTATCAGAAGTAAGTGAATTTGCTAGTGTACGAAGGATTGGAATACCACCAGCTACTGCTGCTTCATAGTAAAAAGCAACACCTTTATCTTTAGCAAGCGCAATCAATTCTTTACCATGAGTAGCAATCAAATCTTTGTTGGCTGAAACAACATTTTTATCTGCTTCAAGAGCTTTTGTGATGAAAGTACGAGCTGGTTCGATACGTCCCATCAATTCAACAACAATGTCAATGCTATCATCACTTAAAATCTCATCAACGTTTGTAACAAAATTATAATCATTTCCGGCAGCCAACAAACGATTTTTTTCTTCATCGTCTTTGACAAGAACCTTAGCGATTTCAATGGTGTCATGAGCTGCTTCCGTGATTTTTGAATGATTTTCTTTCAAAAGGAAAGGAACACCACTAGCAACTGTACCAAAACCGAGCAAAGCAATTTTTATTGACATTTTATTCTCCTTAGTAAGTAATTTTCGAACGGAAAAGTGATTTTTTCAACCAGCACTTCCTAAAATAAAAACATTTTCTACATTATACCATAAAATTATTCAGAATTTACAGAAAAATAAAGAAGTCTAAAAATCTTTCCCTAATTTAAGGTAAATTCTTTATTCTGTACTAAAAAAGTAGTACAATAAAAGCAGATTTTTATCTACAGGGGAGATTTCCATGAAAACACGACACAAGCACGAGAAAAAAAGCAAAAAATCACTAATACTCGTCAATATTATTCTATTTTTAGCCTGTATCATAGCTGGCGCCATGCTCTTTTTCACATTAAAAGAGAGTCACTCGATTCTATCAGCAGAAAAAGCAGAACAAATCTCAAAAAAATCAGATCAACAAACGTCAACCACTCCTCCTACCAATCAAACTTCAGTAAATCAAGCTAGTGACAATAATAGCGAAGTTAACTGGGTTCAGCAAGATTCAGATGTTTCTCTTCCAATTCTAATGTATCACGCCATTCACGTCATGGCTCCCGAGGAAGCTTCAAACGCTAACCTTATCGTAGATCCGACAACATTCGAAAGTCACATCAAGCGACTTTCTGATGAAGGATACTATTTTTTAACTCCTGAAGAAGCTTATAAAGTTCTGACAGAAAATGTTTTACCAAATGGAAATTCAAAAATCATTTGGTTAACTTTTGACGATAGTTTATGGGATTTTTACGATAATGCCTACCCTATTTTGAAAAAATACGGTGCCAAAGCAACTAACAATGTCATTACAAGTACTGTTGGAAATCCTGCCAACCTTAGCCTTGACCAGATGCTTGAAATGAAAGAACAAGGGATGTCTTTCCAAAGTCATACTTCAACCCACCCAGACTTATCTGCTAGTGATGACAATACTCAAAAAACAGAAATGTCCGATGCCAAAAGCTACCTTGATAGCAACTTATCACAAGATACCATGACAATCGCCTATCCTGCAGGACGTTATTCTGATACCACTCTCCAACTCGCTGGTGAACTCAACTATAAACTTGGTATTACAACAAATGAAGGAATTGCTGATAAAAATGACGGTTTACTATCATTAGATCGCATTCGAATTTTACCAGAAACAACAGCAGATAGCCTTATGGCAAGTATCAATCAATAAAAAAAGAGCCTCAGTAAGGCTCTTTTTTAGTCAATTTTTCATTAATGATTTGTTTTTCGAAACATTTTGATTAAACTATAAATGATATAAGCTAAATTTCCCAAAAACAAAGCTGACCACAGATAGACAAAAAGTTTCTGATGGTGCTCAATATTGTAAAAAACGGCAACTAGATAAACCACCAAATAAACCAATGACATGATTGGAAATGTTTTCTTCTTTTGCTGCATAACTCACTCTCCCTTTAACCGTCATATCATAACACAATTTGAATACGCTGTCCATATCGCCAATGATTTTTTAATAAGTATTTACATTATAATTGAAAGGGCTATCTCATAAAATTTGATACGTTTACATTTTTGGAAAACGTTTTAGGATAAACTTCTTTTCCCCGGCATCGCAAAGAGAGTGCTATAATAACTTTAACTAATACTCAGATCCAATTCCCCATTTTGCTCAAAAAGAAAGGATTTAATTATGGTATGTGGTAAAGTTAAGCAAATAAAGGATACAAAAGACAGGCTATTTTGTTCCCTCATCTGCCTGATGAAAGGCAAAAACTACGAAGACATCAGGATTAAAGATATTCTCGAAATCTCCCAAGTCTCAAGAAGAACCTTTTATCGTCACTTCGCTAATAAACAAGAACTCTTAAATTACTATTTTGAAAAGGTAATCGATGAATATCTAAGAGAACGCCAAAACTTCGCTCAATCTGAAAGTTTCGAAGAAGTGGTGGCTGGTTCATTAGAATTTTGGTATCATAAGCGAAACGTTTTATCAATCTTAATCAAGCACCAACATTTCGATCTTTTCTTTCAAAAATTTGATAGCCGAACCAGAAAAATATTTGATAGCATTACTTTACCTTGGTTTGCTTATAGTGATGATGTCGCAAAAATCAACTATGCAGTTGAATTTATCGCTGGAGGTTATTACAATGTTCTCAGGACTTGGCTTAAAAAAGAAAATCCTGAGAAACCTGAAGAAATTACCCAAGATGTTAAACAGCTGATTATTAAATTAACTAAATTCTTTGATTTAAATCCACAAATCGAAAAACAAGAACTCTGATAATTTCAGAGTTCTTATCTTTTTTACTAATATTAAAACACTTGATGTAACATGACTAAAATGAAAATCAATACGATCAATGATAAGATTTGAATGAATTTGATTTCACTGGCTAAGAGAATCGGGTAACTTCTCAGATTAGTCTTTTTACGATACCATTTTGACCAAAGTATTCCTGCTTCACCAAGAATTAAAGTAAGAAATGGATAAATAAAAAGATTAATCCTACTTCCTTTACCATCCACTAAGCCATTATTAAAATGAAGCATAATTTCTTCTGGTGAGAGCAAAACTAAGGCGATAGTTACTAGAAAAGTAACACCATATAGCAATCTAACATATAACGAGAATCTCTTCATCTGACTTCTCCTAGCAAGTACTGTTATTCAAATTCTAATCTTCCCATTCCTAATTGTCAATTAAAAAAGCAAAAAACCACCAGTCAGATGACTAGTGGTTCTGTTTTATTAAGCTACTTGAGTAGTTACCAAACCTTAATATCGAAATCTACCAAAAAACTCTTCAAAGTGACTTGATATTATTTTCTTTAATACTCTTTGTAAATCTAGCAAACTTATCTCCTAAAGCTCAAAATCTCGAACAGTTTGTTTTTCTTCCTCATTCAATCCGAACAAATCCATGACGAGTTCATCAATCTCAGTATTTAAAGAATCAACTAAGTCTTGATCAACTTCCTCTTTTGCCATTTCTTTCATTAGTTGCTTAGCTAAGTCAGCGATTTCATTCTGTTGGTCAACAGTTGAATTAGGAATAGGGAATTGCTTGATTTGTGTTAGTCGCATTTGAGGAAATGTATTTCTTTGTAAAAAATCAAACTTTTCAATAGCATAAAAAGAAAGTATTTTTGAATTCAATACACCAATTAAATATAAAGGAGAAACTTTCAGATTGGTAATACTTTCAATACTCTGTTCATGTACAAAATTTTCATTTGTATAGGTTGCTCTAAAAGTATAGATAGATTTCACTGGAATTCTAGCAATTAAAAGTCGCTCTCCTTCAAAAAGTTTACTATCTCTAGGTGCAGCTAGGTGACTTCCATAAGATAAAAACTTTCCTGACCAGTCTAAATAGTATCTTTGTAGATCACTACCTGATAGAAACATCCGATAGGATTCATCATCTTTTTGATTAGAGAAAAACGGCTTACTAGCTTTAAACTCTTTAAATTCATCTTTGTCCTCAGGTTGTTTAGGACTTCCTTTACCTCGTTCATACGCTTTCAATCCATCTTTGACTGTACCATAATTTTTTTCTAATACCTTAGAGTTCTTCTCAATTTTTAATAATAATGACGAAACTCCTCCACTAATAGACGAAATTGTAATTACATCCTGACTAAGTAAACTTTCAGCCTTAGTTTCAGCTACTAGGTTTGTTTCACCACCTGAAATCACACCTAAAGTAACTTTAGAGGGGCGTTTCGTAAACATATCTACTATACAAACATCAATAGAAGCTTCATCAAAAATTTTATCTTTAGAATTTATAAAAGTTACTTCATCATAGTTTTTAAGAATATGGTGGCGTAGCCTCTTATATTGATTAATTGTAAAAAATGAATTGGGAATAATATATGAAATTCCACCGCCATCTCGAACTAGAGAAAAGGCTAACTCCAAAAACAAACCAAAAGTATTTGCTTGATAGTTATTCAAAGGATAAGTCCTTGAATAGTAGCTTTTCATTTCATCTGAAAAGACGTTATTTTGAGCGAAGATATAAGGTGGATTACCAATCACAAGGTCGAAGCCAACAAACTGACCGTCTTCTCCTAAAATTTCTGGAAACTCCATTCGCCACTCCATACCTCCCGCATAGAGTGGATTCTTTAGACGAGCATCCAGTTCTTTTTCTGCTTGAGCAAGTTGTTTACTTAATCTTTCAAATTCTTTACTATTCTTGTTTTCTTCATCAAAAAGACTAATTGCTCCTGCCTTATTTCGCTCAGAAATCAATTTAGTCAACTTCTTCAACTCAGGACTTGAAGCTAGGTCATCAAAGGAATATTTGAGTTTTTCAATCTTATCCCAAATAATTCCCTTGGTAGCTTTATTGTTGGTTTTCTTATAATCTCGAACAAGCTCCAAGTACTCTTTGAAATCATTGCGACGCATATCAAATTCATAGTCAAAGTCAAATTTATGAAGAAGACTATCTCCAACCTTAATATTGATATCAATATTTGGAAGTGTTGTTAATGTGTCAACACCACTCTCTTCATCTTTATAATAGTATGAAGATTTCAATAACTCAATCCAAAGACGCAAACGGCAAATATTAACTGAACTTGGGTTAATATCAACTCCAAATAGGGAACTTTCTAGGATATGTCGCTTCTGATGGAAAATCGCCTTTTGAATCTGTTCTGATTGTTGATTACCAGTCTGATAGACAAAGTTATTTCCTGCCATATCCTGAATAACTAACTCATCATTGATAACATAGCATTGAATAAGATTCCCAATGAATTTTCCCTCAGCATCAAATAGAACATTTAAATCACTTTTGAGAGCAATGATTTCATTAAGAACAGAGACAAGGAAGTGACCTGACCCAACTGCTGGGTCACAAACTTTAAGTTCATCAATAGCTTGATTGACTTTATGAGCATTTTCAATGCTGTGTCCAATCCCTATTTTAATATCTTCAATGGTTTCACAATTCCAACCAAGAGCTTCATTAACCTTATCAACCACTGCTGTACGAATCGCTTTGCGTGACATATACATCGTAATGTTACCTGGAGTGTAGAAAGAGCCATCACGATACCCGTTAATCTTTTCAAAAATCAGACCAAGAACAGAGGCATTGATGAGGTCATTCTTAGTTTTTTTATGGTGGCTAATACTAGTTGAGAAATCATAAGAATCAAGGAAGTCAAAAAGATATTCAATAATGTTAATTTGACCCTTTTTCCGTTTCTTATCTGCCCCTATTAAAGCAGTTTTAGAGAAAATCTCAATATTACCCTCAGGCAAGCGATCGATACTAATTCCATATTCAGACTTCTCCAGTTGAGTTTCTTCAAACAATGATGAATTAAGATAAGGAATATAACCAAACTTTTCTTGAATTCTTTTATTTCGATCATTTACCTTGCGAGCAAGAACACCGAAGAAAAGGCTGTAAATCTCTTCAAAGCTAGAAAGTTTATCATAAGTCAAGAAACGGTATGATTCATCACTATTGAACAAAACTAACTGAGATTCTAGCAGTTTAAGAAAAAGAATCCTATTCATCCAAACAACTGTCAACTGAATAGCATTTTCCTCTTGTTTATCTTTAGGAACATCTTTCATATCCAATTTTTCAATAATATTTTCTACGAAAGAATATTGCTGTCGTTTAGCAGGTTTCAAGCGTGAAATGATTTTTGTTGTTCCCTGTTTGCTTTCCTCTAACCCCATCAGATAAAGTAATTCATCATAAAAGTTTTTATTAAGTTTGTTAGAGTCGGTAAAAATTTCTTTATTCAGTAAGTTCTCGGCAGTGAAAAAGCGATAAAGCTGAGTAAGGTTATTCTTCTTAATTTCAATCGTCTTACTTGATTTAACCAAGGCTTGACTTAAATCAAAGTGAGCAATAACAATACCTTTTTCAATTGCTTTATCAATTTCAGGTGCAATCACCTCTGAGTATAAAAATTCAGTCTTATTGCTAGCAAGTTGATTGTTCTTGAACTTAGTCACAAGGTCAATCAATTTCTTATTCTTGAAGAAATGTTTTTCAAACTCCTTGGATTCAATTACAAACCAAGAAAAACCGTTAGTAATGATACACTTCTTAATCTCAAGATTTTTCTCAAAGAGCCTTTCGTTCAAGTAGTAAGCTACAATCTCTTGAAACCCCTTTGAATTGATTCGGTCAGTCGTCATCATCTCTGACTTATTAGTTAAACTCTTGCACTCGAAAAGAACACCTAAAGTAGAATTTGAATCCTTACCATTGTAAATAGCAAGGTCAATTCTGCTAGATGTATTTATAAAGTTATAAGGTAAAAGACTTTCTAAGAAGTCTTTTAAAAGAATTTTCTGATGCTCCTCAGATTCTGATTCTTGCCTAATCAAATTAGTCAGATAGTTGACCAATTTTTGACTGAATACTTCTTTTTCCTCATCCAACGGCATAATAGCTTGGACTGAGCGATTCATACTTTCTTTTAGCGTAATCCCCTTAATTGCCATTCACATACCTCACATTATTTATCAGCAAAAGGGAACTAATAGTTATTTAGTGTATTTTGTTAGCAATACACTAAAGGGGGTACCCCCTTTACCAAAATATTTATTTAATCACTTAATTATACCATGTTTAATTGAAACAATAAATTATAAATTGATAGCAAACAAAAACCCCGCTAGTCCTAAGACTAGCGGGGTTATTCGTTTTATTAGGCTACTTGAGTAGTTACCTTATTATTTAAGAGTAACTGAAGCTCCAGCTTCTTCAAGTTTAGCTTTGATTTCTTCAGCTTCTGCAGTTGCAACGCCTTCTTTAACGTTAGCAGGTGCACCATCAACAAGAGCTTTAGCTTCTTTAAGACCAAGACCTGTAACTTCACGTACAGCTTTGATAACAGCAACTTTTTTGTCGCCAGCTGCAGTCAATTCAACGTCAAATGAGTCTTTAGCAGCACCAGCGTCTGCAGCACCAGCAGCAGCTACAGCTACAGGAGCAGCTGCAGTTACACCAAATTCTTCTTCGATAGCTTTTACAAGATCGTTCAATTCAAGGATTGAAGCTTCTTTAATTTCAGCAATAATGTTTTCAATGTTCAATGCCATTGTAGATTCCTCCAAAAATATTAATGTTTTATTAGATAATTGTTTGTAGCCCTAGGCTACCATACGCATTAAGCAGCGTCGTCTTCTTTGTTGTCTGCAACTGCTTTGACAGCAAGTGCAACGTTGCGAACTGGCGCTTGAAGTACAGAAAGGAGCATAGAAAGAAGTCCTTCGCGGTTTGGCAATGATGCAAGAGCAGCGATT from Streptococcus ruminicola encodes the following:
- the rplL gene encoding 50S ribosomal protein L7/L12; protein product: MALNIENIIAEIKEASILELNDLVKAIEEEFGVTAAAPVAVAAAGAADAGAAKDSFDVELTAAGDKKVAVIKAVREVTGLGLKEAKALVDGAPANVKEGVATAEAEEIKAKLEEAGASVTLK
- a CDS encoding polysaccharide deacetylase family protein — its product is MKTRHKHEKKSKKSLILVNIILFLACIIAGAMLFFTLKESHSILSAEKAEQISKKSDQQTSTTPPTNQTSVNQASDNNSEVNWVQQDSDVSLPILMYHAIHVMAPEEASNANLIVDPTTFESHIKRLSDEGYYFLTPEEAYKVLTENVLPNGNSKIIWLTFDDSLWDFYDNAYPILKKYGAKATNNVITSTVGNPANLSLDQMLEMKEQGMSFQSHTSTHPDLSASDDNTQKTEMSDAKSYLDSNLSQDTMTIAYPAGRYSDTTLQLAGELNYKLGITTNEGIADKNDGLLSLDRIRILPETTADSLMASINQ
- a CDS encoding TetR/AcrR family transcriptional regulator; translation: MKGKNYEDIRIKDILEISQVSRRTFYRHFANKQELLNYYFEKVIDEYLRERQNFAQSESFEEVVAGSLEFWYHKRNVLSILIKHQHFDLFFQKFDSRTRKIFDSITLPWFAYSDDVAKINYAVEFIAGGYYNVLRTWLKKENPEKPEEITQDVKQLIIKLTKFFDLNPQIEKQEL
- a CDS encoding DUF7149 domain-containing protein, which translates into the protein MAIKGITLKESMNRSVQAIMPLDEEKEVFSQKLVNYLTNLIRQESESEEHQKILLKDFLESLLPYNFINTSSRIDLAIYNGKDSNSTLGVLFECKSLTNKSEMMTTDRINSKGFQEIVAYYLNERLFEKNLEIKKCIITNGFSWFVIESKEFEKHFFKNKKLIDLVTKFKNNQLASNKTEFLYSEVIAPEIDKAIEKGIVIAHFDLSQALVKSSKTIEIKKNNLTQLYRFFTAENLLNKEIFTDSNKLNKNFYDELLYLMGLEESKQGTTKIISRLKPAKRQQYSFVENIIEKLDMKDVPKDKQEENAIQLTVVWMNRILFLKLLESQLVLFNSDESYRFLTYDKLSSFEEIYSLFFGVLARKVNDRNKRIQEKFGYIPYLNSSLFEETQLEKSEYGISIDRLPEGNIEIFSKTALIGADKKRKKGQINIIEYLFDFLDSYDFSTSISHHKKTKNDLINASVLGLIFEKINGYRDGSFYTPGNITMYMSRKAIRTAVVDKVNEALGWNCETIEDIKIGIGHSIENAHKVNQAIDELKVCDPAVGSGHFLVSVLNEIIALKSDLNVLFDAEGKFIGNLIQCYVINDELVIQDMAGNNFVYQTGNQQSEQIQKAIFHQKRHILESSLFGVDINPSSVNICRLRLWIELLKSSYYYKDEESGVDTLTTLPNIDINIKVGDSLLHKFDFDYEFDMRRNDFKEYLELVRDYKKTNNKATKGIIWDKIEKLKYSFDDLASSPELKKLTKLISERNKAGAISLFDEENKNSKEFERLSKQLAQAEKELDARLKNPLYAGGMEWRMEFPEILGEDGQFVGFDLVIGNPPYIFAQNNVFSDEMKSYYSRTYPLNNYQANTFGLFLELAFSLVRDGGGISYIIPNSFFTINQYKRLRHHILKNYDEVTFINSKDKIFDEASIDVCIVDMFTKRPSKVTLGVISGGETNLVAETKAESLLSQDVITISSISGGVSSLLLKIEKNSKVLEKNYGTVKDGLKAYERGKGSPKQPEDKDEFKEFKASKPFFSNQKDDESYRMFLSGSDLQRYYLDWSGKFLSYGSHLAAPRDSKLFEGERLLIARIPVKSIYTFRATYTNENFVHEQSIESITNLKVSPLYLIGVLNSKILSFYAIEKFDFLQRNTFPQMRLTQIKQFPIPNSTVDQQNEIADLAKQLMKEMAKEEVDQDLVDSLNTEIDELVMDLFGLNEEEKQTVRDFEL